In one window of Tachypleus tridentatus isolate NWPU-2018 chromosome 2, ASM421037v1, whole genome shotgun sequence DNA:
- the LOC143237049 gene encoding histone H3-like, whose amino-acid sequence MTPTKKGARKSTGEKAPIKQLVTKDAPPTGGVKKPYRYRPVTVALREIRRYQKSTELLIRKLPFQRLVREIAQNFKTDLRFQSSAVMALREASEAYLVGLFKDTSLCTIHAKRVTIMPKDIQLARRIREERAYMEREEDFSSIPHLEQLMNGHELKQDEYIKSEMVLKKL is encoded by the exons ATGACTCCCACGAAAAAAggtgcaagaaaatccacgggtgAAAAAGCACCAATAAAACAACTGGTAACTAAAGATGCTCCACCTACAGGAGGTGTGAAGAAACCTTATCGTTACAGGCCAGTAACtgtagccctccgtgaaatccgtcgataccagaagtcaactgagctgctcattcgaaaactacctttccagagactggtgagagaaattgcccagaacttcaagactgacctgagattccagagctctgctgtcatggctcttcggGAGGCCAGTGAGGCATACTTAGTGGGCCTCTTCAAAGACACTAGCCTGTGCaccattcacgcaaagagagtgaccatcatgccgaaagacatccaactcgcccGTAGAATTCGAGAAGAACGAGCCTATATGGAGAGAGAG GAAGATTTtagcagtattccacatcttgagcAGTTGATGAATGGACACGAGCTCAAACAAGATGAATACATTAAATCTGAGATGGTTTTGAAAAAATTGTGA